One genomic segment of Methanomassiliicoccus sp. includes these proteins:
- a CDS encoding AMP-binding protein, protein MEEFIPSKHKGNLQDYETALKEFTWSSVDKEFDWHKGGVYNVAREAIDRHAQNWRKNKIALYSITANNEVRKYTFGEMAEMTNRLASGLEKLGAVKGDRIFVFLDRTSELYMAMIAIPKMGGIAGPLFSALGPDAVKDRALDCSAKFIVTSPYLYKRLEPIMDDLVDVQKFIIVGDNSDLGERTVSFDEVMASGDPNYQTVNMAPTEPYIIHYTSGSTGKPKGVLLGHKAMIQQWFTSKNVLDLREEDTYWCTADPGWVTGTSYGIFGPWYLGATLISYEGRFDARIWYSLLQRYGITVWYTAPTALRMLMKAGDDAVKEFDFSKLRHICSVGEPLNAEVVRWGMRVLDRRIHDTWWQTETGAQLICNYPCMTIKPGSMGRPIPGVIASVVDENGVEVPPKKEGFLALRPGWPSMMLGIWRNTPKFKEYFRVPGWYIAGDQAYKDEDGYFWFLGRADDVIKTSGERLGPFEV, encoded by the coding sequence ATGGAGGAATTCATACCATCCAAGCACAAGGGAAATCTCCAGGACTATGAGACCGCCCTGAAGGAGTTCACCTGGTCCTCGGTCGACAAGGAATTCGACTGGCACAAAGGCGGGGTCTACAACGTGGCCCGGGAAGCAATCGACCGGCACGCCCAGAACTGGAGGAAGAACAAGATCGCACTGTACTCGATCACCGCCAACAACGAGGTCCGCAAGTATACCTTCGGCGAGATGGCAGAGATGACCAACCGGCTGGCGTCCGGACTGGAGAAGCTCGGGGCGGTCAAGGGCGACCGCATCTTCGTGTTCCTGGACCGGACCTCGGAGCTTTACATGGCCATGATCGCCATCCCCAAGATGGGGGGCATCGCCGGCCCCCTGTTCTCTGCGCTGGGACCAGACGCGGTGAAGGACCGGGCCCTCGACTGCAGTGCCAAGTTCATCGTTACCTCTCCCTATCTGTACAAGCGGCTGGAGCCGATCATGGACGACCTGGTCGACGTTCAGAAGTTCATCATCGTCGGTGACAATTCGGACCTCGGCGAGCGAACGGTGAGCTTCGACGAGGTCATGGCATCGGGTGATCCCAACTACCAGACGGTGAACATGGCGCCCACCGAACCCTATATCATCCACTACACCTCGGGCTCGACCGGGAAACCGAAGGGCGTGCTGCTGGGACATAAAGCGATGATACAGCAATGGTTCACCTCCAAGAATGTCCTCGACCTCAGGGAGGAGGATACCTATTGGTGCACCGCCGACCCCGGGTGGGTCACCGGAACCTCCTACGGCATCTTCGGCCCTTGGTACCTGGGGGCCACTCTGATCTCATATGAAGGCCGCTTCGACGCCCGGATCTGGTACTCCCTCCTTCAGAGGTACGGGATCACCGTCTGGTATACGGCTCCGACGGCCCTCAGGATGCTGATGAAGGCCGGGGACGATGCAGTGAAGGAGTTCGACTTTTCCAAGCTTCGCCACATCTGCTCGGTCGGAGAGCCCCTCAACGCCGAGGTCGTGCGGTGGGGAATGAGGGTCCTGGACCGCCGCATCCATGATACTTGGTGGCAGACCGAGACCGGTGCCCAGCTCATTTGCAATTATCCATGCATGACTATCAAACCCGGGTCCATGGGCAGGCCCATCCCAGGAGTCATCGCCTCGGTGGTGGACGAGAACGGAGTGGAGGTCCCGCCCAAGAAGGAGGGTTTCCTCGCTCTGCGGCCGGGCTGGCCGTCGATGATGCTGGGCATCTGGAGGAACACTCCCAAGTTCAAGGAGTACTTCCGCGTCCCCGGCTGGTACATCGCCGGGGACCAGGCGTACAAGGACGAGGACGGCTACTTCTGGTTCCTGGGCCGAGCTGACGACGTCATCAAGACCTCCGGCGAGCGGCTCGGACCGTTCGAGGTCG
- a CDS encoding 3-isopropylmalate dehydratase large subunit translates to MTFAQKVLSRASGENACTGDIVNAKVDLAMSHENSALVLRSFREIGARRIWDPRKVVLLFDHRIPANTIKTAEGHKEVRTFARTEQLPNFYDLGEGICHQVLPEKGHVVPEMLVVGTDSHTTTYGALGAFATGIGATEMAAVWATGEIWMRVPETMRIHLRGKLPPHVWSKDVILHIIGSLGSDGADYKCVEFVGDAVSRMSIASRMVMSNMSIEMGAKVGICYPDRKTQDWLAPRTDRRWVLDPSYQAAAADEELEMDVEELEPQVACPHTVDNVVPVTKVEGLKIDQAVLGSCTNGRLEDLAAAEGVLRGNKVSKDVRFIVVPASREVYIEAAEKGILTSLARSGAVILNPGCGPCLGGHQGLLAAGERCISTTNRNFRGRMGSPDAEVYLASPETVAVSALKGAIADPRRP, encoded by the coding sequence ATGACCTTTGCGCAAAAGGTCCTATCCCGCGCCAGCGGAGAGAACGCATGCACAGGGGACATCGTCAATGCCAAGGTCGACCTGGCCATGTCCCACGAGAACTCCGCGCTGGTCCTTCGCTCGTTCCGCGAGATCGGGGCCCGGCGGATCTGGGATCCCCGCAAGGTAGTGCTCCTCTTCGATCACCGCATACCCGCCAATACCATCAAGACGGCCGAGGGCCACAAGGAGGTGCGGACCTTCGCTCGGACCGAACAGCTCCCCAACTTCTACGATCTGGGCGAGGGCATCTGTCATCAGGTGCTGCCGGAGAAAGGCCACGTCGTGCCGGAGATGCTCGTTGTGGGGACTGACTCGCACACCACCACCTACGGGGCGTTAGGGGCGTTCGCTACCGGCATCGGAGCCACCGAGATGGCCGCGGTCTGGGCGACGGGGGAGATCTGGATGAGAGTGCCAGAGACCATGCGCATACACCTGCGGGGGAAGTTGCCGCCCCATGTGTGGTCCAAGGATGTCATCCTGCATATCATCGGCTCCCTGGGCTCCGACGGGGCGGACTACAAGTGCGTGGAGTTCGTCGGTGACGCGGTCTCCAGGATGAGCATCGCCTCGCGCATGGTCATGAGCAACATGAGCATCGAGATGGGGGCTAAGGTCGGGATCTGCTACCCTGACCGCAAGACCCAGGACTGGCTCGCCCCGCGGACCGATCGCCGGTGGGTGTTGGATCCCTCGTACCAGGCCGCAGCGGCGGACGAAGAACTGGAGATGGACGTGGAGGAACTGGAACCCCAGGTGGCATGCCCCCATACCGTTGACAACGTCGTACCGGTGACCAAGGTGGAGGGACTGAAGATCGATCAGGCAGTGCTCGGCTCCTGCACCAACGGTCGACTGGAGGATCTGGCCGCGGCGGAGGGGGTGCTCCGTGGAAACAAAGTGTCCAAGGATGTGCGGTTCATTGTGGTGCCCGCTTCCAGGGAGGTGTACATCGAAGCGGCGGAGAAAGGCATCCTTACCTCTCTGGCAAGGTCCGGGGCGGTGATCCTCAACCCCGGTTGCGGTCCCTGTCTGGGCGGGCACCAAGGGCTCCTTGCCGCTGGAGAGAGATGCATCTCCACCACCAACCGCAACTTCCGGGGGCGCATGGGCTCGCCCGACGCAGAGGTCTACCTAGCGTCACCGGAAACGGTGGCCGTAAGCGCGCTCAAGGGTGCCATCGCCGACCCCAGGAGGCCTTGA
- a CDS encoding 3-isopropylmalate dehydratase small subunit, whose product MIRGRVWKYGDHINTDLIIPGRYLDNYDLKHLASHAMEDVDVHFASEVHPGDIIIAGRNFGCGSSREQAPLALKAAGVAAVVVGSAARIFYRNAINVGLPIVICPEAGRMFEPGDTAEIDLAGGTLRNTRTGEGARFSPPPAFLLRILEDGGLVPHLRNRMEAGPRQ is encoded by the coding sequence ATGATCCGCGGCAGGGTATGGAAGTATGGGGACCACATCAATACCGACCTCATCATTCCCGGGAGGTACCTCGACAACTACGACCTCAAGCATCTCGCCTCCCACGCCATGGAGGATGTGGACGTCCACTTCGCCAGTGAAGTGCACCCCGGGGACATAATTATCGCCGGCCGCAACTTCGGTTGCGGGTCATCGCGTGAGCAGGCCCCCCTGGCACTGAAAGCGGCAGGAGTGGCCGCGGTCGTGGTGGGCAGCGCGGCGCGGATATTCTATCGCAACGCCATCAACGTCGGCCTCCCGATCGTCATCTGCCCGGAAGCGGGGCGCATGTTCGAGCCGGGGGACACCGCGGAGATCGATCTGGCAGGGGGCACGCTGCGCAATACTCGGACGGGTGAGGGCGCGAGGTTCAGTCCGCCCCCGGCGTTCCTTCTCCGTATCCTCGAGGATGGTGGGCTGGTCCCCCACCTCAGGAACAGAATGGAAGCCGGCCCCCGGCAGTGA
- a CDS encoding multidrug effflux MFS transporter: MLFNRATASPTAGRQRILGEKGLIALLGLLSAFVPLSTDLYLPALPSMMVQYQVTEGEMNLTLIAFFITYGLATLVWGPLSDKYGRRPVLMAGLTVYILASLMCALSGSILALIVFRTFQAIGGGGVTAVATATIKDVFDGRKRLVVLAIVQSMVLIAPAVAPVIGALLLQFTTWQGIFLVLAGIGTTALLGTLALVETLDERYTGSIFGALGRLGVVLRNRRFTYLLIMFSLVSMASLSFVAASSYIYVNGFGLTEQEYSYHFALNAMGLVTAPVAYIFLSRRFDMGPVIGLCFLTITASGTLVCILGGISPLTFALSLLPATFCGSLTRAPGTNLILEQQRGDAGSASSLIACTGVLMGSLGMSIVSLDWPDLVFVLGAVNAMVGAACLTMWLILSGTEQRVPAGAR, translated from the coding sequence ATGCTATTCAACAGGGCCACGGCCTCGCCCACGGCCGGTCGGCAGAGGATCCTCGGCGAGAAAGGGCTTATCGCACTCCTCGGGCTGCTGAGCGCGTTCGTCCCCCTATCCACCGACCTTTACCTTCCGGCGCTGCCGAGCATGATGGTCCAGTACCAGGTCACAGAGGGGGAGATGAACCTCACGCTGATCGCGTTCTTCATCACCTATGGCTTGGCGACCCTGGTGTGGGGTCCACTGAGCGACAAGTACGGGCGCAGGCCGGTGCTCATGGCCGGTCTGACCGTCTACATCCTGGCAAGTTTGATGTGTGCGCTCTCGGGCAGCATCCTTGCGCTTATCGTTTTCCGGACCTTTCAGGCCATCGGGGGCGGGGGCGTCACTGCGGTGGCCACCGCCACCATCAAGGACGTCTTCGACGGCCGAAAGCGCCTCGTGGTGCTGGCGATCGTCCAGTCCATGGTGCTCATCGCGCCGGCAGTAGCCCCGGTGATCGGCGCCCTCCTCCTACAGTTCACCACCTGGCAGGGTATCTTCCTGGTGCTGGCGGGGATTGGGACGACCGCATTGCTCGGCACCCTAGCCCTGGTGGAAACACTGGATGAGCGTTACACAGGCTCGATCTTCGGCGCCCTAGGACGCCTCGGCGTGGTGCTAAGGAACCGCCGCTTCACCTACCTGCTGATCATGTTCTCCCTGGTCAGTATGGCTTCCCTGTCCTTCGTGGCCGCGTCATCCTACATCTACGTCAACGGTTTCGGTCTGACCGAGCAGGAGTACAGCTACCACTTCGCCCTCAACGCCATGGGCTTGGTGACCGCTCCCGTTGCTTACATTTTCCTATCCCGGCGGTTCGATATGGGGCCAGTCATCGGCCTGTGCTTCCTGACCATCACCGCATCGGGGACGCTGGTGTGCATCCTGGGCGGCATATCCCCACTAACCTTCGCCCTGTCCCTGCTCCCCGCCACCTTCTGCGGCAGCCTCACCCGAGCTCCGGGCACCAACCTGATCCTGGAGCAGCAGAGGGGGGATGCGGGGTCTGCTTCCTCGCTCATCGCCTGCACCGGCGTCCTCATGGGCAGTCTGGGGATGTCCATCGTATCGCTTGACTGGCCCGATCTGGTTTTCGTGCTGGGCGCAGTCAACGCGATGGTAGGGGCAGCATGCCTCACCATGTGGCTCATCCTGAGCGGGACAGAGCAGAGGGTGCCCGCGGGGGCGAGGTAG
- a CDS encoding DNA-directed RNA polymerase subunit K codes for MKYTRFEKARIIGARSLQVSLGAPVLIDIPEGMIDPVEIARLEYDRGVLPITVKRDM; via the coding sequence ATGAAATACACTAGATTTGAGAAGGCGCGTATCATCGGTGCCCGGTCGTTACAGGTATCATTGGGTGCGCCGGTTCTTATCGATATACCCGAGGGAATGATCGACCCGGTGGAGATTGCCAGGCTCGAGTACGATAGGGGCGTGCTCCCTATCACGGTAAAAAGAGACATGTGA
- the rpsB gene encoding 30S ribosomal protein S2, which yields MSEEVKTELLVPEDVYLTSGVHIGTQQKSADMKKFIFKVRSDGLYVMDVKQTDARIRAVAKFLARIQPDRILISSARQYGQKPAKVFAKTIGAKVFAGRFVPGTMTNPMLPEYIEPEVLLVTDPAADQQAVAEAMNIGIPIVALCDANNETRNVDLVIPTNNKGRRALACVYWLLTREILKEKGLIKSYDEFKLTMDDFEASL from the coding sequence ATGAGCGAAGAGGTCAAGACCGAGCTTCTGGTGCCCGAAGATGTTTACCTAACCTCGGGCGTCCACATAGGTACCCAGCAGAAAAGCGCCGACATGAAGAAGTTCATCTTCAAGGTCAGGTCGGACGGATTATACGTAATGGATGTAAAGCAGACCGACGCCCGCATCCGGGCGGTGGCCAAATTCCTGGCCCGGATTCAGCCGGACCGGATTCTCATTTCCTCGGCTAGGCAATACGGCCAGAAGCCGGCCAAGGTCTTCGCCAAGACCATCGGGGCCAAGGTCTTCGCCGGACGGTTCGTCCCCGGCACCATGACCAACCCCATGCTTCCCGAGTACATTGAACCCGAGGTGCTCCTCGTTACCGACCCTGCTGCTGACCAGCAGGCCGTCGCCGAAGCCATGAACATCGGGATTCCCATCGTCGCCCTTTGCGATGCCAACAATGAGACCAGGAACGTCGACCTGGTTATCCCCACCAACAACAAGGGGCGGCGGGCTCTCGCTTGCGTCTATTGGCTGCTGACGAGAGAGATTCTCAAGGAGAAGGGCCTCATCAAGTCCTACGATGAGTTCAAGCTCACCATGGACGACTTTGAGGCTTCCCTCTAA
- a CDS encoding MEMO1 family protein encodes MAMRQPAVAGKFYPRTEKQVREEIDHLYDAYIGKRPSLNSSGPRDIVGLVVPHAGYIYSGPVAAHAYAALAEDGFPETFIVIGPNHSGLGSPVAMTTEDFDTPLGRVRIDQEIVGRMGRLIADDPTAHRYEHSIEVQLPFIQYLREDITFVPIAMAAQDYETAAEVGHEIKKACQGRDVVIVASTDFSHYVPAAVAARQDRAVIDRILALDAEGVYDTVVRKSVSMCGYGPVMAMLLASGGRRAELLKYGNSGDVSPMEDVVGYASIKVSR; translated from the coding sequence ATGGCCATGAGGCAGCCCGCTGTCGCAGGTAAGTTCTATCCCCGCACCGAGAAGCAGGTAAGGGAGGAGATTGACCACCTCTACGATGCTTATATCGGGAAGAGGCCATCGCTCAACAGCAGCGGGCCGCGGGACATCGTGGGCCTGGTGGTGCCCCATGCCGGCTACATCTATTCCGGCCCGGTGGCCGCCCACGCCTACGCTGCCCTGGCCGAGGATGGGTTTCCCGAAACATTCATCGTTATCGGTCCTAACCACAGCGGCCTCGGCTCTCCGGTGGCGATGACCACTGAGGACTTCGATACCCCCCTCGGTCGGGTCCGCATCGACCAGGAGATCGTCGGTCGGATGGGAAGGCTCATCGCCGACGATCCCACAGCCCATCGCTACGAGCATTCCATTGAGGTCCAGCTGCCGTTCATCCAGTACCTTCGCGAGGACATCACCTTCGTCCCCATCGCCATGGCCGCCCAGGACTATGAGACCGCGGCGGAGGTGGGCCACGAGATCAAGAAGGCCTGTCAGGGACGCGATGTCGTGATCGTTGCCTCCACCGACTTCTCCCACTACGTCCCGGCTGCGGTGGCCGCGAGGCAGGACCGTGCAGTAATTGACCGGATCCTTGCCCTCGATGCCGAGGGAGTGTACGACACCGTCGTCCGCAAGAGCGTCTCCATGTGCGGGTACGGGCCGGTAATGGCCATGCTCCTGGCGTCGGGAGGTAGACGCGCCGAGCTGCTGAAGTACGGTAACTCCGGCGATGTATCGCCGATGGAGGACGTGGTCGGCTATGCGTCCATCAAGGTGTCCCGCTGA
- a CDS encoding zinc ribbon domain-containing protein, with amino-acid sequence MSDESVLCPQCGSTVKPGSGYCTACGKSLSGGPPTPPPSSPFAGWGSSAKAREALLMTMGRRQQTDIKISEYWILLPVVAVVASYVLGLISFIYYDMWAGLTVTIVGTIVAVILIAFLIFRLLKRRNEHMARESALRREIMDFFRFRGEEKGIGHLTDPYVQAMQAFDHGSLMHEEPQSALLWTILCLIPGINIVAIVLTLFWLTDFAPGHDRRFYGFVQNVNFAASQIGMGPLMPSAWKSISERSYVLYLIVSVLLPVFAIWWFYVLIKDLNDHFDNEWQFEDMLMAELKKVE; translated from the coding sequence TTGAGCGATGAATCGGTCCTTTGCCCACAGTGCGGGTCGACGGTCAAGCCTGGTTCCGGATACTGTACCGCTTGCGGCAAGAGCCTGTCAGGAGGGCCTCCGACCCCGCCCCCCTCATCGCCCTTCGCTGGCTGGGGCTCCTCGGCCAAGGCCAGGGAAGCGCTCCTGATGACCATGGGGCGCAGGCAGCAGACCGATATCAAGATCTCCGAGTACTGGATCCTCCTCCCGGTGGTGGCGGTGGTGGCCAGCTACGTGCTGGGGCTCATAAGCTTCATATACTATGATATGTGGGCAGGCCTGACCGTCACCATCGTAGGCACGATCGTCGCCGTCATCCTCATCGCATTCCTCATCTTTCGACTGCTCAAGAGACGCAACGAGCACATGGCCAGGGAATCCGCGCTGCGTCGAGAGATCATGGATTTCTTCCGCTTCCGGGGGGAGGAAAAAGGGATCGGCCACCTCACCGACCCGTACGTCCAGGCGATGCAGGCCTTCGACCATGGCTCCCTAATGCACGAGGAGCCGCAGAGCGCGCTGCTGTGGACAATCCTCTGCCTCATCCCCGGCATCAACATCGTGGCCATCGTGCTGACTTTGTTCTGGCTCACCGATTTCGCCCCAGGACATGACCGCCGCTTCTACGGCTTCGTACAGAACGTCAACTTTGCCGCGTCCCAGATCGGCATGGGTCCGCTGATGCCCAGCGCATGGAAGAGCATCAGCGAGCGCAGCTATGTCCTCTACCTGATAGTCTCTGTCCTCCTTCCAGTGTTCGCTATCTGGTGGTTCTATGTGCTGATTAAGGACCTCAACGACCACTTCGATAATGAATGGCAGTTCGAGGACATGCTGATGGCCGAGCTCAAGAAGGTGGAATAA